Proteins from a single region of Gambusia affinis linkage group LG12, SWU_Gaff_1.0, whole genome shotgun sequence:
- the ifi30 gene encoding gamma-interferon-inducible lysosomal thiol reductase, with translation MRLLFPLLLAVWVSAPSGGCSLPTSSCLLPPAKWCSSLDSAVQCGVLKQCLESDFRRSRQTEEPVQVGLYYESLCPGCRGFLTEMLFPTYLLLNDIMSVTLVPYGNAQETPVAQKYTYECQHGKQECLGNMIETCIMNMTDMAFPIIFCMEFSADVIGSAESCLKVFAPDLSMDKVMSCVNGDMGMQLMHQNALQTKALNPPHQYVPWITINGVHTEDLQDKAMSSLFALVCSMYKGTKPAACGGSQKLHYKSYCHNE, from the exons ATGAGGCTTCTGTTCCCGCTCCTGTTGGCAGTTTGGGTCAGCGCTCCGTCCGGCGGCTGCTCTCTCCCCACCTCGTCATGCCTCCTACCTCCAGCAAAGTGGTGCTCCTCTTTAGACTCAGCTGTTCAGTGTGGG GTGTTGAAGCAGTGCCTGGAGTCTGACTTCAGGAGGAGCCGTCAGACCGAAGAGCCAGTCCAGGTCGGGCTGTATTATGAGAGCCTGTGTCCTGGCTGCAGGGGGTTCCTCACTGAGATGCTCTTTCCCACCTACCTGCTGCTCAATGACATCATGTCTGTTACTCTGGTACCCTATGGAAATGCACAG GAGACGCCTGTCGCTCAGAAGTATACCTATGAGTGCCAGCATGGGAAACAGGAGTGTCTGGGGAACATGATAGAG ACTTGTATAATGAACATGACAGATATGGCTTTCCCAATCATCTTCTGCATGGAGTTCTCTGCTGATGTCATCGGCTCAGCTGAAAGT TGTCTGAAAGTCTTTGCCCCTGATCTGAGCATGGACAAAGTAATGAGCTGTGTTAATGGAGACATGGGAATGCAGTTGATGCACCAGAATGCCTTGCAGACCAAGGCGTTAAACCCTCCCCACCAGTATGTGCCCTGGATCACCATCAATGGG gtGCATACAGAAGACCTGCAGGACAAGGCCATGTCCTCCCTGTTCGCGCTGGTCTGCTCCATGTATAAA GGAACAAAACCTGCTGCCTGCGGAGGAAGCCAGAAACTACACTACAAAAGTTACTGCCACAATGAATGA